AATCTCGACCTGGCGATCCGCTGGGGCGAGGGACCGGGCGAGCATGAGGGCGAGGCGCTGTCGAGCGACGGCATGGTCACGATCGAACGTCCCGGCGGCGGTGCCGACACGCGGATCTCGTGGCCCGGCTGCCTGTCCGAGGACGCGCTGTCGCTGGTGCGCGTCGCCGATGCCGGGCTTGCGATCGAGGCGGCGGCGGCGGGTCTCGGGCGCGCGACGGTGCCAGAACTGCTCGTCCGCAGCGACCTGGCGAACGGGCGGGTGGTGATGATCGGCGACCCCAAATCCTATCCGGCGGGCTATTGGATGGTCGCGCCGCTGCCGCAATGGCGCCAAAAGAAGGTGCGCGCGCTGGTCGACGCGCTGGCGGCGTGAACGTGGTTCCGGCGCGCGACACGCCGGTGCTCAAGACCCGGCGGCTGCGGCTGCGCCCGCGCACCCCCGCCGATGCCGAGGCGCTGCACCCGAGCTATGCCGATGCCGAACTGATGCATTGGTGGTCGCACGGGCCGCACACCAGCATCGAGCAGACGCGCGAGGCGTTCGCACGGAGCGACAATGGCTGGCGCTGCTGGATCGTGACCCTGAAGGGCGATGACACCGCGATCGGCTTTGTCGGCGCGGCGGAGAAGCGGCAGGGCGGGGTCACCGAAATCGGCTATATGCTGGCGCGCGCGCATTGGGGCACAGGGATTGCGCGCGAGGCGGTGAGCGCGGTCATCACCCGGCTGTTCGCCGAGGGGCAGCGGCGCGTCTATGCCGATACCGATCCCGACAATGCGGCGTCGCGCGGGCTGCTCGAACGGCTGGGCTTCCAGCTCGAAGGGCGGCTGCGCGGCGAATGGGAAACGCATATCGGCGTGCGCGATACGACGCTGTACGGGTTGCTGCGACAGGAATGGCGCGGCTGACCCGCTCCCTCCCGGCTGGGGAGGGAGCGGTGAAGGATCAGCGCGCTGCGGTCTGGATCGGTGCCGCGACCAGCGGCTTGTCGATGCGGAAATTCACCGGGCGTCCCTCGACATTGCCGCGGACGGTGCGGCCGCGCACGACGAAGCGGAAATTGTCGCCCTGCGGCAGCGTGCGACCGCTGAGGACGACGGAGTCCTCCTGGCGATCGATCGTATAGGCATAGGTCTGGCCGTCGCGCGTGAACTTGTCCTGGCGAACGTCGTCGGCAAGCGCGGGGGCGGCGATGAGCGTTGCTGCGAGTGCTGCTGCGAGTTTGATGGTCATGTGCGATCTCCCTGGGGCGGAAATGTTCGCCTTCAATCGACATCCTCTCTCGCCCCGATATTGTTGCAGCGCAGCAATTGCGGCAATCGCAAAGATCGGCGGTGCGGTTGCAGTCGATGCATCTGGGCGGGCCGATGCACTGCATCCTTCTGCCGCCAGCCACGTTGGGAGCGTGGCAGCAAGGGGCGACGATGCGGAAGTTATGGTTCATCACCAATCCCAGTTCGGGGTCGGCGACCAAGGAAAAATGCGACGCGATCGAGGCGGTGTTCGACGAACGCGGCCTGGTGATTGCGGGGCGCACCGGCTTTCCCGATGAGAAGCTGCCGAGCGGCAAGCAACTGGATTCCGCGGGCGCCGATACGGTCGTGCTGTTCGCAGGAGACGGGACGATCAACGCCGCCTTGTGCGCGCTCGCCGATTGGGACGGGGCGTTCCTGATCCTGCCCGGCGGCACGATGAACCTGCTCGCCAAGCGGCTGCACGACACGCTCGATCCGCACGCGATCATCGCCGCGGCGCACGACAACGACCGGCGGGTGGCGCTGCCGTTCATCGAGGCGGGCGAGCATCGTGCGTTCGTCGGGCTGATCATCGGCCCCGCGGCGCAATGGTTTCGCGCACGCGAAGCGGTGCGCCAGCGGCGAGTGTTCGCGCTGGTCCGCGCGATGCGGCACGCCTGGGGGCGGACCTTCGGCAAGGGCGTGCGCGTCAGCGGATCGGTGAAGCTGCGGCGGCGCTACCAGGCGGTGTTCGTGACGCCGGACGAACGCGGGATCGACGTCGCCGGAGTCGATGCGCGCGACTGGCGCGCGATCGCCGATCTTGGTTGGGGGTGGATCGGCGGCGATTGGGCCGAGGCACGCGCGGTGACGCACACGCTGTCGGCGCATCTGCGGATCGAGGGCGATCGCCCGGTGCTGGCGCTGTTCGACGGCGAGCCGCAGCGGCTCGATCCGGGGATGCGGATCACCGGCGGCATGAGCGGCCGCCATTTCATCGAGACACGCGCGCAGGGAGCAGCGGCATGACGGTTCGGCTTTTTCACGTCAGCGATCTGCATTTCGGCGCCGAGGACCAGTCGGCGCTCGACTGGTTCGCGGGAATCGTCCGCGACGAAGTGCCCGATGCGATCCTGATGACCGGCGACCTGACGCAAAGCGCGCGCGCACACGAGTTCGAAGCGGCGGCGGCGTGGCTCGAAAGCCTCGACCGGCCGGTGACGATCGAGGTCGGCAACCATGACCTGCCGGTGTACAACCCGGTGCAGCGGATGCTGCTGCCCTATCGCCGCTATCGCGCGCTCGAACGGATGCTCGAACAGCCGCTCGACATCGCGGGGGTGACGATCGTGCCGCTGCGCACCACCGCGCGGCTGCAGCTACGGCTCGACTGGTCGAAGGGGTTCGTCAGCCGGCGGCGTCTGGACAAGGCGGTGAAGCTGATCGAAGCGGCCTCCGATGACGGGCTGGTGTTCGTGACCGCGCATCACCCGCTGATCGAAGCGGGCACGCGCACCCGCGCGAGCACGCGCGGCGGCGAGCGCGCGCTGTCGGCGCTGGTGAAGGCGGGCGCGCATGCGGTGCTGACAGGGCATGTCCACGATCCGTTCGACATCGATCACCGGCACGAAGGACGCGAGGTACGGCTGATCGGTGCGGGAACGCTGTCCGAACGCGTGCGTGAGACAAGGCCGTCGTTCAACGAGATCCGGGTCGAGGGGCGCGCGTTCGAGACGATCGCGCGGGTGATGGATGCGCCCGACGAGCGATTGTGATGCGGGAAGCGCGGTCGCCTTCGGGTAGCGTTGTGCGCTCCCCGAGGGCCATCGTGTCCGCCCCCTCCGTCAGCCTGCGGCTGCCACCTCCCCCTGGCGGGGGAGGATTTGGGGTTCTCATCCTCCCCCGCCAGGGGGAGGTGGCGGGCGCATCAGCGGCCGTCGGAGGGGGCGGAGGGGGAGCGGCTCGAGGGGATAGCCTGCTCGGCTCCGTGACGGCACGCTACTAATCGCGCTTCCCCGAAGGCCATCGTGTCCGCCCCCTCCGTCAGCCTTCGGCTGCCACCTCCCCCTGGCGGGGGAGGATTTGGGGGTCCTTCATCCTCCCCCGCCAGGGGGAGGTGGCGGGCGCATCAGCGGCCGTCGGAGGGGGCGGAGGGGGAGCGGCTTGCGGAAGCTACCGTTCGCGCACCCCGATCAGCGTTCCCTTGGTCCCCTTGTTGACCAGGTCGAAGCGGAAGTTCGGCCAGCGCTCACGCCAGCGCGCCGCAACGATGCGCTCGCCGGGACGCGCTGCGTCATCGAGCAGTATTGTGCCGCCCACGGGGAGACGGTCGAACAGCGTCTCAGCGGCGCCACGGACATAGGGGTGGATCGTCCAGGGCGGGCCGTCGATCACCAGCATGTCGATCTGCTCGGGCAGTGGGCCGTGGTCGTACCAGATCCCCGGCCAGTCGCCCGGCGCCTGGCGCAGCGGGGTCGCGCGCATTTCGGCGTCGACGCCATGTTCGTGCAGCCATTCGCGTGTCGCGGCGATGAAATCGCCATGCTGGTCGCAGCTGATCAGATGCCCGCCGCCATTTTGCTGGAGCGCCTTGGCGACCACCAGGCTCGACGCGCCGGCGCCGAGTTCGAGCACCGTCTTGGGCCGGTTGCGCTCGATATGATCGACGATCAGCGTCAGGAATCCGGTATCGGCCTTCCAGCTGCCAAGGTTGGGCAGCGCGTCGGGGGCGAGCTCGAGCCGCTCGAGCAGCGCTTGCTTCACCGCGCGCGACCCGCCCGACAGGCTGCGCGCGAGCCAGGGCCATTGCACCGCGAAAAAGGCGACGACGAAGGCGCGATCGACGAAGCGGCGCTTCACGTCGTCGGGCCACATGCCGTCGGTACGCGGCAGATAGGAGGTGGTTTCACGCGTAGTCATAAGTCGTTCCGATCGCGATCCGATCGGGCGATCGGGCGCGCCGGTGTTCGAACAACTCCCGCGCGGCGTCAATCTTCTATGCCGCGATGCCGGCTCGCTTGGCCGCAAGTGTGCAGGAAAAAGGGGCGATTCGTCGCCGAACCGCCCCCCATTCGGTCTTGCTGTGCGATCAGAAGCGGATGGCGACCGTCCCGCGCAGCGTCGCGTTGCGGATGTCGTCGCGCTCGATCGTGCGCTCGGCGGCGATCGTCGCGCTCACGCGCTCGCTGCCAAAGGTGAAGCCGCCGCTGATCTCGGCCCAGTCGCGATCGGTCGAGGGCAGCGAGAACAGCGCCGCGTTGCCGATGCCGTTCACGAAGTTCGCCCCGAACGCGCCGGGCGCGTCGAGGAATTCGTGGACATAGTTCGCCGAAACGAAGGGCTTTACCGATCCGAGCACCGCATTGGCGCTGGCACCCGCACGCCCCTGGACGCTGTCGAAGCTGCCGAGGTTGTAGCGCAGCGCCGGACCGCCGCCTTCTTCGGCGACGTTGGTGAAGCCGATATGGCTGTAGCGCAGCGACGCGCGCGGCTTGAAGCTGACGCCCCCCGATTCGGCGAGCAGGCCGATGCCGCCCTCGCTCGAGAAGGTGAAGGCGTTTTCTTCCGAGGTCAGCGTGAAGCTGTTGGCGCCGATCGCTCCCATCCGGCTGCTGTCGACCTTGAACACGCCGGCGCTTGCCTGCGCATCGACCACCAGTGCGCCATAGCGCGTGCTGCCATAGAAGGTGCCCTGGAACAGCTCGCTGCCCGCCGAATCACCCGCTGCGACGGTGGTACCGTTGAGGTCCGAATAGGTGAGGCCGAAGCCAAGAGTCGTGGCTTCGTCCATCAGATGCTCGACGCCCGCGGCGATGAAGAAGCCGTCGAACTGGTTGCGGCCGAAGCTCTGGACGCTGGGCAGGCCGACGCCGTTGCCGTCGATATAGCCGCCTGCCAGATACACCGCGACGCTATCGGGCAGAACCCCTTCCTGCACCATTGCGCCGCTGCCCACATCGCTGTCGACCATCCCGGCCAGGTTCATGCTGGTCGCCGCGACCGAGGCAAGCTGCACCGGCTTGCCGTACATCGCCAGCGTACCGCCCTGGCCGCCATCGGCGATGTTGTTGATCCGATCGCGGAAGAAGCGCGAGGCGGTGTCGGTCGCCACCGTGCCCATCTGGCTCATCAGCGGCGCAGTGCGCGGCGCCAGGTTTTCGAGCTGGGCGCGGATCGTGCCCTGGTTCTGCAGATCGAATTCGCCGTAGAGCCCCGACAGCGCGGCGTAGTTCGAGCGGTTCTGGTCGAGCAACTGCGCATAGGCGGTCTGTACCCGCGACGAGCGGTTGACGACGTTGGCATAGAGCCCCGCCTGGATGCGCATCGTCACCGCGTTGGGACCATAGGCGAGGATCGGCGTCAGGATCGCGCTGAACGCGCCCGGGGTGTTGCTGAACCGTCCGGTCACCCCGCCCGCGGCGGTGAGGATCGTGTAGGCATCGCCGTCGCGCGGACGATAGCCGGTCACCGTCTGGAAGCCGACGGTGCCGCCGAGCGTCGCCAGCCCGGTCTGGCCGCTGCCAGCAACGACCGCGACGCGATCGGATACGCCCACGCCGCCCAGGTCGACCAGATACTGGCTCCCCGATGCCAGCACCAGATTGCCAGCGATCGTCAGCGTGCCGGTGGTGCCCATCGTCCCTGGCGCGATGCGGCCGAGCATGCTGGTGAGGAACGGCGCGTTGATCCGCCCGCTACCCATCAGCGCGCCACCCATCAGCGTATAGTCGCCGACGGTTGTCAGCGCGCCGTTGACGGTGTTGACGCCGGCGAACTGCGTGGTGTTGATCAGCGTGGTGAGCGATGCGCCCGACGCGATCGTCAGCCCCGACGAGGCGCCGCCGAGCGTCAGCCGGTCGATCACGATGTTGGCGCCCGACAGCGTCGTGGTGCCCGCCGCGGTGAGCGTCACGTCGTAATATTGCGCGCGCGCGCCGGTCGCGCGGACCGGATCGACGTTGTTGGGGACGAAGTTGCTCGCGCCCGGCAGGCCGTTGACCAGTGTCGGGGCGGGCGGAGCAACCGCTGCCGCCTGCGGTGCGAGCTCGACGCCGTCGAACGCGGCGCCCGCCGCGCCATCCTGTGCGACCACCGCGCTGCCGGCGTTGTTGCCCGCGGTGCCGATCGGGTTGGCAGTGATCGACGTTTGGCCGGTGCGGGTGTCGAGGCACTCGCTGGATACGCGGTCCTGGAAGCAGATCTGGCCGAAATCGCCGCTGGTGCCGGTCTTCTGCTCGCCGGTCAGCCCGGGAATGCCATTAACCACCTGACCGCCGACCAGTACGTTGTACGCCGGATCGAGCGTGGTGAGCCAGTGATTCGCGTCGGTCCACGCGCCGTCGCCAGCCTTGGTCGTGACATAGTGATACGGGTTGTTGCCCGCGATCCAGTCCCAATAGAGGTAGAGCGGCTGGTAGAAGCCGACGGTGCCATAGCCGTTCGCCGGCTGGCCGGCGAAGAAGCGGTCATAGCCGCCCGACAGCACGCCGATCACCATCTGCTTGGCGAAGTTCTGCAACACCAGCGGGCCGCCCGAATCGCCCTGCGAGGTGCCGCCTTCGGTGACCACGCCGTTGGTGACGCGCGCATTGTCGCGGAAGGCGTTGAAGTCGAACGGGCTGGCGCCCGCCTGGCCGCGGCGGGGGTCGTCGAAATCGAGGAAATACAGGTTCTGCGTGAGGCCGTTGGCCGGCCCGCCGAACAAGAAGCCCTCGAAGGTCTGCAGGTCGGTCAGCGCACCGAGGATATTCTCCGCCGAGCGCCGGCGGAAATCGCTGCCGAGGCGGCCGGTCGAGCCGGTGCCGTTGTTGCCATAGCCATATTGCGCGACGTTGTAGCCCGTGCCGTTCTGCGCGGTGATCGTGCCAGGGGCGGGCAGCGGCGAGAACAGCACCGCCCAGGTCGGGACGTTGGCTGCGGGCGTGTCGAGCGTCGCCAGCGCGACGTCGCCGTACAGGAAGCTGCGGGCTTCGGGCTCGAGCGACAGCGGGTTATAGGCAACCTGGTTCACATTGTAGAGCGCCTGCGCGACGTTGGTCTGGAAGCGCCCGGCGCCACCGGGTCCGCCGAGCAGCCAGCGGAC
The genomic region above belongs to Sphingomonas qomolangmaensis and contains:
- a CDS encoding GNAT family N-acetyltransferase, producing the protein MNVVPARDTPVLKTRRLRLRPRTPADAEALHPSYADAELMHWWSHGPHTSIEQTREAFARSDNGWRCWIVTLKGDDTAIGFVGAAEKRQGGVTEIGYMLARAHWGTGIAREAVSAVITRLFAEGQRRVYADTDPDNAASRGLLERLGFQLEGRLRGEWETHIGVRDTTLYGLLRQEWRG
- a CDS encoding diacylglycerol/lipid kinase family protein gives rise to the protein MRKLWFITNPSSGSATKEKCDAIEAVFDERGLVIAGRTGFPDEKLPSGKQLDSAGADTVVLFAGDGTINAALCALADWDGAFLILPGGTMNLLAKRLHDTLDPHAIIAAAHDNDRRVALPFIEAGEHRAFVGLIIGPAAQWFRAREAVRQRRVFALVRAMRHAWGRTFGKGVRVSGSVKLRRRYQAVFVTPDERGIDVAGVDARDWRAIADLGWGWIGGDWAEARAVTHTLSAHLRIEGDRPVLALFDGEPQRLDPGMRITGGMSGRHFIETRAQGAAA
- a CDS encoding metallophosphoesterase family protein, whose amino-acid sequence is MTVRLFHVSDLHFGAEDQSALDWFAGIVRDEVPDAILMTGDLTQSARAHEFEAAAAWLESLDRPVTIEVGNHDLPVYNPVQRMLLPYRRYRALERMLEQPLDIAGVTIVPLRTTARLQLRLDWSKGFVSRRRLDKAVKLIEAASDDGLVFVTAHHPLIEAGTRTRASTRGGERALSALVKAGAHAVLTGHVHDPFDIDHRHEGREVRLIGAGTLSERVRETRPSFNEIRVEGRAFETIARVMDAPDERL
- a CDS encoding class I SAM-dependent methyltransferase, yielding MTTRETTSYLPRTDGMWPDDVKRRFVDRAFVVAFFAVQWPWLARSLSGGSRAVKQALLERLELAPDALPNLGSWKADTGFLTLIVDHIERNRPKTVLELGAGASSLVVAKALQQNGGGHLISCDQHGDFIAATREWLHEHGVDAEMRATPLRQAPGDWPGIWYDHGPLPEQIDMLVIDGPPWTIHPYVRGAAETLFDRLPVGGTILLDDAARPGERIVAARWRERWPNFRFDLVNKGTKGTLIGVRER
- a CDS encoding autotransporter domain-containing protein codes for the protein MPAQAQQTEFSGLRAGYLTPGTAELSPHAAPISIGLPDRDEAELAPHSNVTPPPLTVQIAPEPDILVADPATPTTARDPVNITGIGQMVTDGGGGSVGLCTGTLINPRTVLFAAHCVNGRPATAYGQASGGTGIAFGFETNTRANGPGQTDELVRWLLGGPGGAGRFQTNVAQALYNVNQVAYNPLSLEPEARSFLYGDVALATLDTPAANVPTWAVLFSPLPAPGTITAQNGTGYNVAQYGYGNNGTGSTGRLGSDFRRRSAENILGALTDLQTFEGFLFGGPANGLTQNLYFLDFDDPRRGQAGASPFDFNAFRDNARVTNGVVTEGGTSQGDSGGPLVLQNFAKQMVIGVLSGGYDRFFAGQPANGYGTVGFYQPLYLYWDWIAGNNPYHYVTTKAGDGAWTDANHWLTTLDPAYNVLVGGQVVNGIPGLTGEQKTGTSGDFGQICFQDRVSSECLDTRTGQTSITANPIGTAGNNAGSAVVAQDGAAGAAFDGVELAPQAAAVAPPAPTLVNGLPGASNFVPNNVDPVRATGARAQYYDVTLTAAGTTTLSGANIVIDRLTLGGASSGLTIASGASLTTLINTTQFAGVNTVNGALTTVGDYTLMGGALMGSGRINAPFLTSMLGRIAPGTMGTTGTLTIAGNLVLASGSQYLVDLGGVGVSDRVAVVAGSGQTGLATLGGTVGFQTVTGYRPRDGDAYTILTAAGGVTGRFSNTPGAFSAILTPILAYGPNAVTMRIQAGLYANVVNRSSRVQTAYAQLLDQNRSNYAALSGLYGEFDLQNQGTIRAQLENLAPRTAPLMSQMGTVATDTASRFFRDRINNIADGGQGGTLAMYGKPVQLASVAATSMNLAGMVDSDVGSGAMVQEGVLPDSVAVYLAGGYIDGNGVGLPSVQSFGRNQFDGFFIAAGVEHLMDEATTLGFGLTYSDLNGTTVAAGDSAGSELFQGTFYGSTRYGALVVDAQASAGVFKVDSSRMGAIGANSFTLTSEENAFTFSSEGGIGLLAESGGVSFKPRASLRYSHIGFTNVAEEGGGPALRYNLGSFDSVQGRAGASANAVLGSVKPFVSANYVHEFLDAPGAFGANFVNGIGNAALFSLPSTDRDWAEISGGFTFGSERVSATIAAERTIERDDIRNATLRGTVAIRF